A DNA window from Cydia pomonella isolate Wapato2018A chromosome 18, ilCydPomo1, whole genome shotgun sequence contains the following coding sequences:
- the LOC133527554 gene encoding inactive selenide, water dikinase-like protein — MSYQSSVAQDSLAAAQLEMAGNPNSLALRRPFDPVAHDLEASFRLTRFADLKGRSCKVPQDVLGKLVESLQQDYSQQEQDQFMHVAIPRIGIGLDCSVTPLRHGGLCLVQTTDFFYPLVDDPYMMGKIACANVLSDLYAMGVTECDNMLMLLGVSTKMTEKERDVVIPLIMRGFKDSALEAGTSVTGGQTVINPWCTIGGVATTICQPNEYIVPDNAVMGDVLVLTKPLGTQVAVNAHQWLDQPERWNRIKLVVSEEDVRKAYHRAMDSMSRLNRIAARLMHKYNAHGSTDVTGFGLLGHAQNLASHQKNEVSFVIHNLPVIAKMAAVAKACGNMFQLLQGHAPETSGGLLICLPREQAAAYCKDIEKQEGYQAWIIGIVEKGNRTARIIDKPRVIEVPAKD; from the coding sequence ATGTCGTATCAATCTAGTGTAGCGCAAGATTCATTAGCTGCGGCTCAACTCGAAATGGCCGGTAACCCCAATTCTTTAGCTTTGCGTCGGCCATTCGACCCGGTGGCTCATGATTTGGAGGCGAGTTTCCGATTGACTCGATTTGCGGATCTAAAGGGAAGAAGCTGTAAAGTACCTCAAGATGTGTTGGGAAAACTTGTTGAGTCTCTACAACAAGACTACTCACAGCAGGAGCAGGATCAGTTTATGCATGTGGCGATTCCGCGCATTGGCATCGGCTTGGATTGCTCGGTGACGCCGCTGAGGCACGGCGGGCTTTGTTTGGTGCAAACTACTGACTTTTTTTACCCTCTCGTCGACGATCCCTACATGATGGGTAAAATCGCGTGTGCCAATGTTCTAAGCGATCTCTACGCAATGGGTGTGACTGAATGTGACAATATGCTAATGCTTCTCGGCGTCTCTACTAAAATGACTGAAAAGGAGCGCGACGTCGTGATTCCGCTCATCATGAGAGGTTTCAAGGATTCGGCTCTGGAAGCCGGCACCTCTGTGACTGGAGGCCAAACCGTTATCAACCCCTGGTGCACCATTGGGGGGGTTGCTACCACTATTTGCCAGCCTAACGAATACATTGTACCCGACAACGCCGTCATGGGCGATGTGTTGGTGCTCACCAAGCCTCTGGGCACCCAAGTTGCAGTAAATGCCCATCAGTGGCTGGACCAGCCTGAACGTTGGAATAGAATAAAGCTGGTTGTGTCTGAAGAGGATGTTCGTAAAGCGTACCATCGAGCGATGGACTCCATGAGCCGGCTGAACCGCATTGCAGCTAGATTGATGCATAAATACAATGCTCATGGCTCTACGGATGTTACTGGCTTTGGTCTGCTTGGCCATGCACAAAATTTGGCATCTCACCAGAAGAATGAAGTTTCTTTTGTTATTCACAACCTGCCTGTAATTGCCAAGATGGCAGCTGTGGCAAAGGCTTGTGGAAACATGTTCCAGCTGCTCCAAGGACATGCCCCGGAAACTTCTGGAGGACTACTGATCTGCCTGCCTCGTGAACAAGCCGCTGCCTACTGCAAAGATATTGAAAAGCAGGAAGGCTACCAGGCTTGGATTATTGGAATTGTTGAGAAGGGCAACCGCACGGCCCGCATCATTGACAAGCCCCGAGTTATTGAAGTACCTGCCAAGGATTAA